The genomic window TAAATTTGGCGTGGGGGAGGTCCCCAAAGTTGTCCGTGGATGTGGGAGGTGCTTCCCACTCTCCTGGCCCCACAGGTCCCCCCACCCGCCGGCATCCACGGGTTTGTGGGGGGTGTCCCCTAATTTGTCGGTGGATGTGGGAGCTGCTTCCCATTCCATGGTGCTCCACACCCACCAGCATTCCTGGGACTAGGGGAGGTTCCCCTGGTGGGAGGGGGACCCtgaaatttggggagggggggtccTGCAATTTTTCCATGAGTATGGGGGGCTTTTCCCCACCCTCTTTTCCCCACAGGACCCTCTCCATTCCCATCATGCTGCTccagagctcctgggctgtgctgctcctctgcaccactgctgggtttttggggtggctGGGCCTTGCCGTCCCCCCAGAGAAGGTGGGGACCccccccagagctggggttCCCCCACAAATCCCCCTCAAGACAACCACGGGTGACAGCCAGTTCCAGGATGAAGCCACATCCCAGGAGATGTCACACCTGGACTGCTGTTACTGTCCGGTGGCTGTGGGACTCCCTCTGGCTGGGAAATTTGGATTCTGGGATCCCCCATTCTGGGCAGCCTCTTTGCTTGGTGTAGGGATGGTTTTTGGGGGGTGAAGGCCAAATTCTGGGGTTACACCACCTTTTTCCATATTTTACATCCTCAAATCCCCTCCTCTATCCCCCCCATCCTGTGCTGGTAGCACCCAGGGGTGCATTTGGGGTGTCCATGGGGAAAACCAGCATTCCCCCATCATCACCCCCCCAAATATTCACCTCAGGAGGAGCTCTGGGAGGCCTGGATGAGGTCGCCTCTGAATGAGACCCCCGTGGCCCAGCTCATGCAGGACATCGCCCACCGGATGGGTatgagccagggctgggatgctgcaACATTCCCATATCCCACTTTGGGACTGATCCAACATCTTTTCCCACCCCACAGGGAATTTGAGCAGCCGTGGGGCTGCGGAGCTCCAGGGAGGACACCAAGCTGTCCCATCCTACCTCCATCAGGAGCAGGAAAGACATCAGGATATTCATTCCCAACCAGGTGGGAACACAGCAAATCCCATTCCTAGGTTTTTTCACACTGGGGTGCATCTTCCCCAGCTCTTTCCACTGTTGTTTCTATCTTTTCCATATGCAGAGAGCATCCTGGTCCTTCAGGAGGtgatggagaagctgcagaaggTCAACCAGAGCTTGGAGCTGATGCTGACAGCCTTGGAAGACGCACAAAGCCATCTGGAaaagcacctggagcacctcaaAGCCATCCCTGACCTGGGTGGTGAGCGGGAATGGGGGCTGGAGGATTGATGGGAGCTGATGGATGCCAACACCAGGCTCTTCttccctgtcccacaggtcaGAGCCAAAGTGTCAcctcctcctgcatcccacacAGCTCATACTTCACGCTCCTGGCTCTCCCACTGGTGCCAGCATCATTCCAGGCCatctttctcctcctcttcctcgctTCCAGCGCCCTCGGCATTCCAGCCATCTCCATTCTCCTGGTCCTTGCTGCAGCAGGTGGGGACAAGTGTGGGGACAGTGGTTGGGGACACACCACCCTGGGGGGGAGGGTCTGTCCTTTCCCACCCTCTCGTTGTCCCACAGGGCATTGGCTGCTGGCATCTGGCTGCCGTGGTGCCAGAAGGATCCGGCCAGGGGTTTCCTGGGAAAAGGCTCGGTACCGTCTCACCTCCACCCCGGAGAGGTAGGAGATGGTTGAGGAGGTGGCATGGAAAccttgggagctgctgggtcCCACCCTGGATGTCCCACCCTGGATGTCCCACCCTGGATGTCCCACCCTGGATGTCCCACCCTGGAGCCATCTGGCACAAGTTCTCAGGAAGGGACAGGACACACCTTGGTGGCTTCCCTATGGCTTTTGGATACCTCATCCCAACTCCTGGCACCATTTCTGTTCATATGTTCTATCTGGGATGTCCCATCCTTGGTGCCTCATCCTGAATTTCCCATCCTGGATTTTCCACCCTAGAGCCATCTGTCAGAGGTCTCAGGAAGGGACAAGACACATCTTGGTAGCTTCCCTAGATAGGACACACGTAGCTTTTGGATACCTCATCCCAACTCCTTGCACCATTTTTGTTCAGATGTTCCATCTTGGATGTCCCATCCTTGGTGCCTCATCCTGAATTTCCCGTCCTGGATGTTCCACCCTGGAGCCATCTGGCAGAGGTCTCCagggaaggacaggacacaTCTTGGATGGCTTTTCTACAGATTTTGGGCATTTCATCCCCACTCCATGTCCTGTTTCTGGTcaatgtcccatccctgggtgtcccaTCCTGAAGCCATCTGGCAGACGTCTCCAGGAAAGGACAGGACACATCCTGGTGGCTTTCCTATGGCTTTTGGGCACCTCTTCCCAACTCCCTGACCAACTCCCTGATCTATTTCTGCTCAGAGAAGGGTgtggagaggctggagaggtgCATATCTCCATGGTGGTGGTGACACAGAAGCCACCAAGGTGACAGGAGTCAGATTTTCCTTCTTCCCACACAGGGAATGCGATATGGAGCTGCTGCAAGAGGAGTTGGACAGGATGGAGATGAGCTGCCTGCAAAATGAGAGGTGCCCACAAGGTGGGAGGCGTGGTGGCTGTAGGACAAAGATCCAAAGTCCACAGATCCACATCCCCATCTTGTGCTGGGACATGTGTATTATCCCAGTGCCCCCAAGCTCTGCCAGGGCATGTGCCACcaccccagagtgtccccatcCTCCACCTTGGAGGGTAtctccacccctgccatgtTCTTGCAGAGCCTTCacacctggagcagccccaaGAGGTGGTCGGGGACATTCCCAAATTCACAGGGCAGGTGTCACCTGACCCCGATGTCCAGAGGACAACACGGAGCTCGTGTGGGGTAAGGTGCTGGGTGGGATGTCCCCATGTTGGTGTTGTCCCCCAAAACCTGCTCTTGGGGGCCAGCTGGGTCTCACTGAGGGTCAAGTCCTCCAAGGCTGGGGTGTCCTCACCATGGTGGCACCCCTGTGTATGGGGCAGacagacagggctggggacatgacatacagggaggaatttggggtggaAGAGGGTGTCCTGAAGGTTGCCAAGGCACCCCAGGGGACAAGGGACATCTGCAGGAACCGCCTTCTTCCCAAACCAGGTGACACCGGAGCCGGTCATGCATGCTGGGAAGCTCCGTGAGCCCAAACTCTGCAGCCCGAGGGCCAACATGTGAGCACCAACCACCCAGAATGTCCCTTCTCCATGGCTTGGTGTCACCTCAGGGGGACACCAAGGTGCTGGTGGCTTCCTGGGGTGCTGATGGGTGTCTCCTCTGTaggtccctgtgccagggcctcaccagggctgggcagcgGTGCCGGAAGAAAGCGATTCCCGGGCTGGAATTCTGCCACATCCACACCAGCAGCAGTAGCTTGGCCATGGATTCGTCCCCCCATTTTTGACCCTCTACCCCCTCCCTAAGGGGTTTTAACCACTTTTTATGGCTGTTCCAGATCCTGGTGGAGAACATGGACCCTAAGGATGCCACTGGATGTGGGTTCATTATCCCACCAGTTTTATGCTATTTgcatatattttaataaatgccACAATTACAGCTGGAGTCTTTCCCATTCCTATCCTGAGATAGGGGGCTGTAGGATCATCCCCATgtgccaagagcagcagcaaattCCTTGCTGCCATTTCCATGCCCTGGATTCCTGATTGCCTTCCCTTTATTACACCTAATTGCAGGTAATTAATGTAGCTCATTAACAGCTCAGAGCCACCACCCTCTTGGACACAGCCACGGCGATGGCTCCCGTTGGCTCCTACCACTTGATTTGGGATCTTTTTGGGATGCCCCAACTTCcctcccccctgccctgggcgTCCTGCGCCGCTCCCAGCAGTGGGGCAGGAATGTGGGAGCTGCTCCCCGCGCTCCCATTTTTACTTTGgaaatgtcactgtcacccccccagccccgtcctctgccccagcaaaggacAACCCTGAGTTGAAGAGGATGATCCCGGTGCCAGGCAGTCCCGGTGCTGTCACTTCCTGGCGTTGGCATAGTTGGCGTTGAACCAGGCACAGGTTTCCTTCACGGCTGCGGAGGGAGAAcatgggatgggtttgggaattgggaatggaTTTTGGTCAGAGAATCACAggatgggtttggggattgGGAATGGATTTTGGGAATCGATTTTGGTCAGAGAATCATAGGACAGGTTTTGGAATTGGGAATTGATTTTGGTCACAGGATCACGGGACAGGTTtggggactgggaatggatTTTGGTCAGAGAATCACgggatgggtttggggattgGGAATGGATTTTGGGAATGGATTTTGGTCAGAGAATCACGGGATGGGTTTGGGGACTGGAAATGGATTTtggtcacagaatcacaggatgggattgggaatggatTTTGGTCACAGAATCACGGGATTGGTTTGGGGATTGGGAATGGATTTTGGGAATGGATTTTGGTCAGAGAATCACGGGATGGGTTTGGGGACTGGAAATGGACTTtggtcacagaatcacaggatgggattgggaatggattttggtcacagaatcacaggatgtgtttggggattgggaatggattttggtcacagaatcacaggatgggtttggggattgGGAATGGATTTTGGTCAGAGAATCATGGGATGGGTTAGAATCATGGAACAagttttgggattgggaattgATTTTGGTCAAAGAATCATGGGACAATTGGGGAATTGGGAATGGATTTTGGTCAGAGAATCATGGGACAGGTTTTGGAATTGGGAATTGATTTTGGGAATGGATTTTGGTCAGAGAATCATGGAACGAGTTTTGGGATTGGAAATGGATTTTGGTCAGAGAATCATAGGAtaggttgggttggaagggacttttttAGGTCTTCTCATCCAACCATCATGCAAGGAGACACCTCCCAagagaccaggttgctccatgccccatccaacctgcccttgcacatttccagggatggagaaacCACCATCTCCCTGGATAACACATGCCAGTGTTTCGCCACCCTCATTCCTCATCCGGAAAAGATGGACCACCTTGATGCCACCAAGGCTGATGGCACGGGGTAGGACCCCTGGTGTCTCCTAGAGACTCCCCCATCTCACCTTTCCTGAAAGGTGTGAACTGGAATTCGGGCAGGTACCGCCGGAGCTTGGCATTGCTGGCCGTCTTCTTGAACTGCCCATCGGACTTGGTGGTGTCAAACTGGGACGGGAAGGATTAAGGAGGAAAAACACGTCTTGCTTTTGCTCCTTTGGTGGGAAGGATCCTCTGGATCATGGAATCTCCACGGGGAGCTGGTGGGAAGAGGGGCTTAGTCTTTTGTGAAGGATACAACGAGCTCTCCCCTGAATTCCATGGCCTCTGCGATGGCCTCTGCTGCTTCCCGGATGGAGACTTCATCTTCTTCTCCCACtgtggagaagggaaggatcaTGGCTGTTCCCTCATGGAGAGGGGAATCCTGGGGGACAGCCAGGGCCTACCTGACAAAATGATTGGTTCCACCTCATCATATTCCCGCAGCACCCAAATGAAAAGTCGGGCCAGGTCCTGTGGAAGAGCAGAAAACTCTTGGAGGGGTCACTGATGTCCCCCAACCCTCCCATCCCAAGGGGACACAACTCTGGGAATGTCCCAGGAGAAGCCAGGGGGGTTCAGAGCCCTCTGGGGTCCTGCCAGTGGGtcctccagccccattccctgcttcccaaGGCCACACCTACCAGGGAATAGATGAACTGTCTCCTGGGCTTGCCTGTTCCCCAGACGGTCAGAGCAGAGCCGGATTCTGAAGGAGGAAGGAGCCATGACCACCAGAGCCACCTCCAACCACCCCACAGAGaaagtgggaaagaaaaaaacccctcatttctccccagaaaaaaatcccaggaagtCCTGCCACCCTCACGTTTGGCCAGGTAGACCTTGTGGATGAGCCCTGGCAGGACGTGGCCATCCTCAATGTTGAAGTTGTCGTGTGGCCCgaagacattggtgggaatGACGGCGGTGAAGCGTCGGCCATGCTGCTCGGAATAACCCCTGGatgagagcagggaaggggatgGTGGGTGGGCTGTCAAGCCCCTTCCTCCAGCACTGGTGtgcccccaaaaaaccccagccagcagcaccttcACCTGCTGAGCCCAGGTATCTCCCCAGTTTCCACCTGGAATTCCCACTCGATTCCCCTTGCCTTGAAATTCAGTGGCTGCTCCCATGTCCCCAGCTCACCTGTTTTGGACATCAATCATCCTCTTGGCGTAGGAGTAGCCAAAGTTGGAGCTGTGAGGTGGCCCGTTGTGGATCTGGGAATATCAGAGCAGATAAATTAAGCAGGGGAGGGACTTTCCCTGGATTTTGTGTGGGAATGGGGACTCTCACCATGGTCTCATCGATGGGATAGGTGGTCTTGTCTGGGAAGATGCAGGTGGAGAGGCAGGAGACCACCTTCTGCACCCCTGACTCGTGGGCACAGTGCAGGACGTTGTCGTTGATGTGGATGTTTGTCCTCTGGGAAAAGGGACATTTATCAGGATCGTGGGGTCAGGGATCCCCAGATTCCTTCACCAACACCTCATAATGACTCCAGAAACCACTGGAGCTCTGGTttggcactgggagcagagcaAACCACATCCCTGTGTGCCCATATCCCAATTTAGGGAGTGCAGCACCCACAGGGATCCCGGCAGTGCCAATTCCGTGGGTGCTCACCCAAAAATCCAGGTTGGAGCGGATGTTTTTGAAGAGGCCTCCGACCATGGCGGCCAGGTGGATGACGTGGGTGGGCTTGTGCCTCTCAAACAGGGCTTTGGTCTCGGAGCTGCTCCTGgaatgggaaattttgggattcagTGGGGTCAGCAGAGCAAATTGAGGTATTTCCAAGGAAAAACCCAATCCTAGGAGAGGAAATGTTGGGGTTTGGTGGGGGCAGACTGGGGAGTTTCTAAGGAAAAACCCAATCTTGGGAtggaaaattttggggtttgtcAGGGCCAACAGAGCAGATTGGGCTGTTTCCaaggaaaaatcaaaaaattTGGGATTCAGTGGGGTCGACAGAGCACATTGGGGtgtttctgagggaaaaaaacagtcCTGGgatgggaaattttgggattcagTGTGGTCAACAGAGCACATTGGGGTGTTTCTGAGGAAAAACCCAATCCTGGGATAGcaaattttgggttttgtcaGGGTCCACAGAGGAGATTGGGATTTTCCTTGGAAACAACTCAATCCTGAGATGggaaattttgggttttgtcaGGGTCAACAGAGGAGATTGGGCTGTTTCCAAGGAAAAATCAAacatgggaatgggaaaatttgggatttggtgGGGTTGACAGAGCAAATTGAGGCATTtccaaggaaaagcaaaatcccaagaagggaaattttggggtcaccagagcagagtggggtgtttccaaggaaaaacaaagtctggggatggggtttttttggggttaatAGAGCAAATTCCAgggtttccaaggaaaaaacccaactcacGTCAAGTCGGCGTCCCGGGAGGACACGAAGATCCACTCCTCGTCCGGCTGCCCCTCTCCATTGGCCACCACCTTCTCGATGGCTCTGCCCACCAGGCCAGTGCCTCCTGTCACCAGGATGCGCTTGGTCACCTCCGTCATGGCCAaaaccctgcagggaggagccaGGGGGGACAAGCTGGGATCACCTCAGGATGGACCACCCTGGTGTGGGCACCCATGAGCATCCCTGACACCCCATGCAGGTGGGAtcggggttttggggggaaatttctGCGTTTCTGGGCAAAAAGGGGCGTGTTTGGCTGTGACAGGGCTGAAACTCCTCACCTGGAGGccacctgggccagggccagacCTGCCacgtggcactgcccagcctcTGGAAAGGGAGGAGCACCTGCacccccaggtgtgtgccccaAATCTCCTTCTGCACCCCAAAATCGCCTCCCacaccccaaatctccccctgcacctcaggggctgCACCCCAGATCTACTCCTGAACCCCAAGTCTTGTGTCTGCACCCCAGATCTCCTTCTGCACCCCAGATCTCCTTCTGTACCCCAAATCTCCCTCTGCACCCCAGTTATTCCTCTGTACCCCAAACTTCCCCCCTGCACCTCAAATCCTCTGTTTGcaacctaaaccttccctgcaccccaaatcccagctctgcacccAGGATTGAATCCCACGCCTCCCTGCCCCTcaaaccccagcactgcaccccaaatcccagctctgaatCCAGTCCTAACCCGCCCACCTCCTCTGCACCCCAAATCTCTCTCTTGCTCCCTCATCTCCCCTCACCCCCTCCCGTCCCGTAGCGCGTCCCCTCTCCCAACCCACAACCTCCCgcccccctgccctccccaccgTCCTGTCCCCCCACTTTGGGGATCCCCCGGTTCTCCTCCCCACCGGTCTGGGGTGGCTCCGGTTCCCACAAATGTCCCTTAATGGGGTGAGGGGCGCGTCTCACCCTCAGCTGGATTCGGGGCCACTCGGGTGCGCTCGGAGTCGCTCGGTTGAGTTCGGCTGCTCTCGGCTCGGTGCGAGTTCGGGTTGGGTCGGTAGGGGCTCGGCTGTGTTCGGTTTCGCGCGGCTCGGTTCGGTATGGGCTCGGCTAGGTTCGGCTGTGCTCGGTCCTGCTCGGCGGTGCTTCGTGGCGACTCGTCTAGGTTCGGTTGCTCTCGGCTCGTTGGCAGCTCGGCTGGATTCGGAATCACTCGGGTCAGCTCGTTGGGGGCTCGGCTGGATTTGGAATCACTCGAGTCAGCTCGTTGGGGGCTCGGCTGAGTTCGGCTTCGCTCGTCTCGGCCCGGTGAGGGTTCGGCTGCGCTCGGCTTCTTCCGCTGCCGTCACCAGGCGCTGCCGCTTGGCTCGTCGGGAAATGTAGTCCATTCCCGGGagcaggggaaaggagagggcGCAGGGGAGAagattttgggaagggaagaaggacAAGGGAAATGGGTGCAAGGAAGGAAGAGGTGCAGGGAATAGAAGTGGGTGCGGGTGGGGAAATGAGGTGCATAGAAAAGGAAGGGGGGAAGGGAATGggggtgcagggaagggaatgggggTGTATAAGAAGGGGGtgcaagggaaaggaaaggagaagggaagcGGGTGCAGGGATTTTAAGGGGGTTCATGGGAAGGGCTACAAAAGCAAGGAAAGGGGTGCAGGAAAGGAAGGGGGACAAGGAAAGGGGTTTCTTAGGTGTACCCCCCTCAAAGGGGCTCATCAAAAGGGATTTCGATGTGAAAACGTTTTAATCACTTTTAATACACTTAAGCTGAGATTAAAAATGAGCAGAGCTTTACTGCGTGTGGGGGATGGTTTTGAAGGCATCCCCTCCACCCCCACATCCAGCTGGCTTTTCCCTCGGGATTTTTGCAAGGCAAAGGCAGGGCTTTGctctaaattaaaattttgaaagtGGAATTAAGGGCgacccagccaggaattcccacaTTCCTCCTGCCAAAGCCCTGGGTAGCCCCAGTGTCGAGGAGCAATAGAATGtcagtttttctttcctcttctggCTGAGACCTGGAAATGTGtccttttcctttgggaaagTCCCAGGGAAGGCTGGATCCTTGGGGGTCTCCTTGCTGAGAGTTGGGGGGGGGTCATTTGCATATTTAAATATGTGTCCTTGTGCCTCTGTCCCCTGGAAGTGCCCatcccctctcccagctggcTGAGTCCCAGCATGTGCCCAGCCCTTCCAAGCTTTTCCCAGCTCCAGAATCCCACTCCCAAGGGTCTTGGTGTTGTTCCCACCTGATGTTTTACAGGATTCCCTGGCTGATCTCACCCACGGAGCCAGGGATGGACACTGGAGCTCCTTCTCCATGCCAGATAATTCCATGTCTGCCCTGCATCCTCCACGAGACATTTAGGTTTGGCAAGAAGAAACCTCACGCTGATGTTGGGATGAGTCAGATCCAGCTGCGTCCATGCTTCCACCTCACTCCACGGTGAAATTATAGAATAAAAAGGTTTGGGCTGGAATAAAATCATTCCCATAAATAAAAATCATCCCattccaatcccctgccatgggcagggacactttccactagatcaggttgctccaacGTGGCCTTGAACACTCTCAGGGATTAGGGGGAAAAGCCAAGGAATATTTTCCACGTGCTGGTGGGAGAATAAGGtcttcctgctgcctcctgcaagTTTTGGGAGAC from Agelaius phoeniceus isolate bAgePho1 chromosome 1, bAgePho1.hap1, whole genome shotgun sequence includes these protein-coding regions:
- the LOC143693342 gene encoding protein brambleberry-like, translating into MWEVLPTLLAPQVPPPAGIHGTLSIPIMLLQSSWAVLLLCTTAGFLGWLGLAVPPEKEELWEAWMRSPLNETPVAQLMQDIAHRMGNLSSRGAAELQGGHQAVPSYLHQEQERHQDIHSQPESILVLQEVMEKLQKVNQSLELMLTALEDAQSHLEKHLEHLKAIPDLGGQSQSVTSSCIPHSSYFTLLALPLVPASFQAIFLLLFLASSALGIPAISILLVLAAAGHWLLASGCRGARRIRPGVSWEKARYRLTSTPERECDMELLQEELDRMEMSCLQNERCPQEPSHLEQPQEVVGDIPKFTGQVSPDPDVQRTTRSSCGVTPEPVMHAGKLREPKLCSPRANMSLCQGLTRAGQRCRKKAIPGLEFCHIHTSSSSLAMDSSPHF
- the GFUS gene encoding GDP-L-fucose synthase, which produces MTEVTKRILVTGGTGLVGRAIEKVVANGEGQPDEEWIFVSSRDADLTSSSETKALFERHKPTHVIHLAAMVGGLFKNIRSNLDFWRTNIHINDNVLHCAHESGVQKVVSCLSTCIFPDKTTYPIDETMIHNGPPHSSNFGYSYAKRMIDVQNRGYSEQHGRRFTAVIPTNVFGPHDNFNIEDGHVLPGLIHKVYLAKQSGSALTVWGTGKPRRQFIYSLDLARLFIWVLREYDEVEPIILSVGEEDEVSIREAAEAIAEAMEFRGELVFDTTKSDGQFKKTASNAKLRRYLPEFQFTPFRKAVKETCAWFNANYANARK